In Sphingobacterium sp. lm-10, one DNA window encodes the following:
- a CDS encoding ABC transporter permease, which translates to MENIKTAWRRLKNNKFYTFVNILGLSVSLATAIMIILWVQDERSFDQFHPDSERIYKISSHMQFGDSPTVWEGAPGPIALLARAIPEVESASRVTYNAGGVLENRKTKAKSFGSKVAFVDESFFSIFNFPLVEGQSSTFLADQRHILLTPKMAIELFGNEDIVGETLEWQGEPFTVTGIVDHAPQNSSINFDALIPLSYHAAQFTKNGGNMNWKTIDEDLGNYAFNTYVKLQSGADHSIVSGKISEGYKKLRDGESSTLFSMDRLSELHLVSADGNKSALRLVQVFTIIIVLLLVIGAINYVNLSTARSLERAKDVGIRKVIGASRIQLYTTFALETTLIFAIALSLAIVFVWALIPGYNSIAGKSLTFSLGNLNVWWYIGMAIGGTLLLASVYPALQLTSFSALRSLKGQLNKHSSASVLRKGLVIFQFTISITLIIATLVIKNQLHYIRDKNLGYDKEQIFTVNLDWDAVQAYDAISNELATSTAIQSTALTGVYNLADHGEATGDLEWAGKSAGESIIVTQANVDKNFLPLLNLELLEGHNFTGLPSDSSSFIINEALAKQIGLKLPYTGQTLNFHGMDGQIIGVVKDFHYKSLKEKIGPMLMWTHWYRGALYVKAQPGMAEQAIAAVETQYKKYPSDFPFKYSFLDAKFDELYKSDNRTGLLFNIFSGIAIFISALGLFALTTYSAQIRIKEIGIRKVLGASVLGLVHLLSKEFIALVCISIVVASPIAWYLMNEWLSSFSYRTNVNLSIFVIGGLIAIVLAYLTIGLRAIQAAMANPVKSLRDE; encoded by the coding sequence ATGGAAAACATCAAAACTGCCTGGCGAAGACTAAAGAACAACAAGTTTTACACGTTCGTCAACATTCTTGGACTTTCGGTAAGCTTGGCAACTGCCATCATGATTATTCTATGGGTTCAGGATGAACGAAGTTTTGATCAATTCCATCCTGATTCCGAGCGCATCTATAAAATAAGCTCTCACATGCAGTTTGGTGATTCGCCCACCGTATGGGAAGGTGCTCCCGGACCAATTGCGCTACTGGCTCGAGCTATTCCTGAGGTAGAAAGTGCATCCAGAGTGACATACAACGCCGGTGGTGTTCTGGAAAATAGGAAAACGAAAGCAAAGTCCTTCGGCAGCAAAGTCGCTTTCGTGGACGAATCCTTCTTTTCCATTTTTAACTTCCCTTTAGTAGAAGGTCAGTCATCTACATTTCTTGCCGATCAACGTCATATCTTGCTTACGCCTAAAATGGCTATCGAGCTGTTCGGCAACGAAGACATCGTCGGCGAAACACTGGAATGGCAAGGCGAACCTTTTACGGTCACTGGAATCGTTGATCATGCTCCGCAAAATTCGAGCATTAATTTCGATGCATTGATACCGCTATCCTATCATGCTGCCCAATTCACCAAAAATGGTGGCAACATGAATTGGAAAACCATCGACGAAGATTTGGGAAATTATGCATTTAATACATATGTGAAATTGCAGTCCGGTGCCGATCACTCCATTGTTAGCGGTAAGATATCTGAAGGATATAAGAAATTAAGGGACGGCGAATCATCTACACTATTTTCCATGGACAGGCTCTCGGAACTACATTTAGTTTCTGCTGACGGAAACAAATCTGCGTTACGTTTAGTACAAGTCTTCACCATCATTATTGTCTTACTGCTCGTTATCGGAGCCATCAATTACGTCAACCTTTCTACTGCACGATCATTGGAGCGTGCCAAAGATGTAGGTATTCGTAAAGTAATCGGAGCCAGCCGAATCCAGTTGTATACTACCTTTGCTCTCGAGACGACGCTTATATTTGCCATCGCACTTTCATTAGCCATAGTATTCGTTTGGGCGCTAATTCCTGGCTACAATAGCATTGCCGGAAAATCGTTGACTTTTTCGCTCGGCAATCTCAATGTCTGGTGGTACATCGGTATGGCTATCGGAGGTACGCTACTTTTGGCGAGTGTCTACCCCGCATTACAACTTACTTCATTTTCTGCGCTTCGATCACTTAAAGGTCAACTCAACAAGCATAGTTCCGCGTCTGTGTTAAGAAAAGGATTGGTGATCTTTCAATTCACGATATCCATCACGCTAATCATCGCTACATTGGTCATTAAAAACCAATTGCACTACATACGCGATAAAAACCTGGGTTACGACAAAGAACAGATATTTACGGTTAATTTAGACTGGGATGCTGTGCAAGCCTATGATGCCATAAGCAACGAACTAGCCACTTCTACCGCTATTCAAAGCACAGCGTTGACCGGTGTGTACAACCTAGCTGACCATGGCGAGGCCACGGGCGATTTAGAATGGGCGGGCAAAAGTGCTGGTGAATCGATTATCGTCACGCAGGCAAACGTAGATAAAAACTTCCTCCCACTACTTAATTTAGAACTTTTGGAAGGACATAATTTCACCGGCCTGCCAAGTGACTCTTCGTCCTTTATCATCAATGAAGCGTTGGCAAAACAAATCGGTCTAAAGTTGCCTTACACTGGGCAAACACTTAATTTCCATGGAATGGATGGTCAAATCATTGGTGTGGTAAAAGATTTCCATTACAAATCGTTGAAGGAGAAAATCGGCCCTATGCTGATGTGGACGCACTGGTATCGTGGGGCACTTTACGTAAAAGCGCAACCAGGCATGGCCGAACAGGCTATTGCGGCTGTAGAGACCCAATACAAAAAATACCCAAGTGATTTTCCGTTTAAATATTCTTTTCTAGATGCGAAGTTTGATGAGTTGTATAAATCAGACAATCGCACCGGTTTACTTTTCAATATATTTTCGGGCATTGCGATCTTTATTTCTGCTTTAGGCCTTTTTGCTCTGACCACCTATTCTGCACAAATTCGTATCAAAGAGATTGGCATTCGAAAAGTACTTGGTGCAAGCGTATTAGGTCTTGTACATTTATTGAGCAAAGAGTTTATTGCCTTGGTTTGTATTTCCATCGTTGTAGCCAGTCCAATCGCCTGGTATTTAATGAATGAATGGTTGAGCAGTTTTTCCTATCGTACCAATGTCAACTTGAGCATATTCGTTATCGGAGGACTAATTGCCATCGTATTAGCTTATCTCACTATTGGATTACGCGCTATCCAAGCGGCAATGGCCAATCCGGTTAAAAGCTTGCGAGATGAATAG
- a CDS encoding ABC transporter permease, translated as MIKNYMKIAWRNLIKNKGYSSINILGLAIGLACCLLIALYIQDELSFDHYHIKKERIYRVVHDWKEKDGSETHQIWGNAPVGAALKADFPEVQKVVQFSGQISILLKHGEKAFQEENIFCMDSTAFDVFSWQFLAGDPHTSLTAPYSIVLTEKLSKKYFGDTNPIGQTLEGGVTGGRAAPGTYTVTAVIEDLPSNSHFSFDALLSMSSFRQSWSEVFDTWEYVDFYTYLLLPEDYEIQKLEKQLPDFIARHHASQEGKYSIHLEPMLGAYLNSKADRQPGPVGSMQNIYIFVVIGAFILCIACVNFMNLATSRSMERAKEVGVRKVVGASRKDLVLQFMSESLLLVLFASISGVILVLCLFPFMSMFVGKNFDLSSLFNLTTLIFFIVIVSTTALVAASYPAFVLANFKPVKVFKGSSGATSGSVWLRKGLVVFQFGLSIALIAGTYIVFSQLGHLQQKDLGFEKTQMLVVDFNYDNQVLQNLEAIKQTFAQQKDVVSVSSSRSIPGSYFPDAGTAIELPDGEMKVFIQSIFEVDVDFIPNYEIQMAAGRPYSREFPVDTIHSLVINEAAAKLWGYSDPEKIIGKRFAQWDREGQVIGVVKDFNYLSLHQKIEALTLRLEPRSSKFITLKIRNAGASETLAKLADIWTSVAPHRPFLYSFLDDSFNRQYEADYRFRRLFSAFSGLALFIACLGLLGLAAYTAQQRTKEIGVRKVLGASTFSIVSLLSIDFLQLVTISIFIAGPFAWWAMNKWLEDFAYRIEIQWWMFALAGLAALIIALLTVSGQAIRAALANPVNSLRDE; from the coding sequence ATGATCAAAAACTATATGAAAATCGCTTGGCGAAATCTTATTAAAAACAAGGGTTATTCGTCGATCAACATCCTTGGTCTAGCTATTGGTCTTGCATGCTGCCTATTGATTGCTTTGTATATTCAAGATGAGCTTTCTTTCGACCATTATCATATAAAGAAAGAGCGAATCTATCGTGTAGTTCACGATTGGAAGGAAAAAGATGGTTCAGAAACACATCAAATTTGGGGGAATGCTCCTGTTGGCGCGGCTCTGAAAGCCGATTTTCCAGAGGTGCAAAAGGTGGTACAATTTTCAGGACAGATCTCTATCTTACTGAAGCACGGCGAAAAAGCGTTTCAAGAGGAAAATATTTTCTGCATGGACTCCACAGCTTTCGACGTATTCAGTTGGCAATTTCTCGCTGGCGATCCGCATACGTCGCTAACGGCACCATACTCTATTGTATTGACCGAAAAGCTTTCAAAAAAATACTTCGGAGATACCAATCCGATCGGTCAAACGTTGGAAGGTGGTGTGACCGGCGGCCGTGCTGCGCCGGGCACATATACCGTTACTGCCGTTATCGAAGATCTTCCGTCTAATTCTCACTTCTCGTTCGATGCTTTACTCTCCATGAGTTCTTTTCGGCAGTCGTGGTCAGAAGTATTTGACACATGGGAGTACGTCGATTTTTACACCTACCTGTTACTACCGGAAGACTACGAAATCCAGAAACTGGAAAAACAACTTCCGGATTTCATTGCGCGACATCACGCCTCACAAGAGGGTAAATACAGCATTCATCTTGAACCTATGCTGGGCGCGTATCTAAACTCAAAAGCAGATCGGCAACCCGGGCCAGTAGGCAGCATGCAAAATATCTATATTTTCGTCGTTATCGGTGCTTTCATCCTATGTATTGCCTGCGTCAACTTTATGAATCTTGCGACCTCCCGATCAATGGAACGTGCAAAGGAAGTTGGAGTTCGCAAGGTAGTAGGCGCCAGCAGAAAAGACCTCGTCTTGCAGTTTATGAGCGAATCCTTATTGCTGGTGCTCTTCGCGAGTATATCGGGTGTAATACTGGTACTCTGTCTATTTCCTTTTATGAGCATGTTTGTTGGAAAAAACTTCGATCTTTCCAGTTTATTCAACCTCACTACCCTGATCTTCTTTATCGTCATCGTGTCAACGACAGCCCTTGTCGCAGCTAGCTATCCTGCATTTGTATTGGCTAATTTCAAACCCGTCAAGGTTTTTAAAGGCTCTTCCGGGGCAACTTCTGGCAGCGTTTGGCTAAGAAAAGGATTGGTGGTTTTCCAGTTCGGTTTGTCAATCGCCTTGATCGCTGGCACGTATATCGTGTTTTCACAGTTGGGTCACTTACAGCAAAAGGATCTTGGGTTTGAGAAAACGCAAATGTTGGTCGTTGATTTCAATTACGATAATCAAGTTTTGCAGAATTTGGAAGCTATAAAGCAAACTTTTGCTCAGCAGAAGGATGTGGTGTCGGTTTCCTCGTCGCGCAGCATACCTGGCTCCTACTTCCCAGACGCAGGCACAGCAATAGAGTTGCCCGACGGGGAGATGAAAGTATTTATTCAATCCATATTTGAGGTCGATGTTGACTTTATACCGAACTATGAAATTCAGATGGCGGCTGGTCGTCCTTATTCCAGAGAATTCCCGGTAGATACTATACATTCATTGGTCATCAACGAAGCGGCGGCCAAGCTTTGGGGCTATTCCGATCCAGAAAAGATTATTGGCAAACGCTTTGCCCAATGGGATCGCGAAGGACAGGTCATAGGTGTTGTAAAAGACTTTAACTACCTATCTCTTCATCAAAAGATAGAAGCACTTACTTTACGGTTGGAACCTCGAAGCAGTAAGTTCATAACGCTTAAAATCCGAAATGCAGGCGCGTCAGAAACGCTCGCCAAACTGGCCGACATTTGGACTAGCGTAGCTCCACACCGTCCTTTTCTATATAGTTTCTTAGACGATAGCTTTAATCGCCAATATGAAGCAGATTATCGCTTTAGACGATTATTCTCCGCTTTCTCTGGGCTTGCACTTTTTATCGCATGTCTCGGACTGCTGGGATTGGCGGCCTACACTGCGCAGCAACGGACAAAAGAAATAGGTGTACGTAAGGTATTGGGTGCGTCCACATTTAGTATCGTAAGCTTGCTATCCATCGATTTCTTGCAACTAGTTACCATCTCCATATTTATTGCGGGTCCATTTGCCTGGTGGGCGATGAATAAATGGCTGGAAGACTTTGCTTACCGCATCGAGATTCAATGGTGGATGTTTGCATTGGCGGGCTTAGCCGCCTTAATTATCGCCTTACTAACGGTAAGCGGGCAGGCGATCCGTGCAGCGCTTGCCAATCCGGTAAATAGCCTGCGGGATGAGTAA